Proteins encoded together in one Nostoc sp. PCC 7524 window:
- a CDS encoding RNA polymerase sigma factor SigF: MPTTATNELKYEIWQLLREYQQSRSETVRNQLVQLNFGLVRKEAHYWMNQCRESYDDLVQVGCLGLIRAIERFEIAKGHAFSSFAIPYIRGEIQHYLRDKGVTVRIPRRYLAIQQRAIGVSRSLREQYNRQPTDSELAAALEISPDEWQDIKLAWVNRSPLSLDVPVQEGEEGATSLGELVPDNHYRSFQLAQEDQIRLQQALFQLEQRTREVLECVFLQDLTQKQVAEHLGISVVTVSRRVKKGLDLLKHLMCVADD; this comes from the coding sequence ATGCCTACCACAGCTACCAACGAACTAAAGTATGAAATTTGGCAGTTATTGCGAGAATATCAACAATCTCGCTCAGAAACTGTTCGCAATCAACTGGTACAACTTAATTTTGGACTGGTAAGAAAAGAAGCTCACTATTGGATGAATCAATGTCGTGAAAGTTATGATGACTTAGTTCAGGTTGGTTGTCTGGGTTTAATTCGGGCAATTGAAAGATTTGAAATTGCTAAAGGACACGCTTTCAGTTCTTTTGCTATTCCCTATATTCGGGGTGAAATTCAACACTATCTCCGAGATAAGGGTGTGACGGTACGAATTCCCAGACGCTATTTAGCCATACAACAACGGGCTATAGGGGTTTCCCGGTCTTTGCGCGAACAATATAATCGCCAACCCACAGACTCCGAATTAGCAGCTGCACTAGAAATTTCCCCAGACGAATGGCAGGATATCAAATTAGCATGGGTGAATCGTTCGCCTCTCAGTCTGGATGTACCAGTACAAGAGGGCGAAGAAGGAGCGACAAGTCTGGGAGAATTAGTTCCTGACAACCACTACCGTAGTTTTCAGTTGGCACAAGAAGACCAAATTCGTCTGCAACAAGCACTGTTTCAGCTAGAACAACGCACCCGTGAGGTTTTGGAGTGTGTATTTTTGCAGGATCTAACCCAAAAGCAAGTAGCAGAACACTTGGGGATTAGTGTAGTTACAGTTTCCCGAAGAGTTAAAAAAGGGCTGGACTTGTTGAAACATCTGATGTGTGTGGCGGATGATTAA
- a CDS encoding photosystem II manganese-stabilizing polypeptide, giving the protein MRYRALIVAFLALCLGLITACSDAPTASSRDVLTYEQIRGTGLANKCPQLAETSRGSIPLDSSQSYAIKELCLEPTNFFVKEEPANKRQAAEFVAGKLLTRYTSTIDQVSGDLKINPDNSLTFVENDGLDFQAITVQLPGGERVPFLFTIKGLVAQTQPGLTSVNTSTDFEGSFKVPSYRGAAFLDPKGRGIVSGYDNAVALPAQADDEELTRANVKRAEILNGKISLQVAKVDSSSGEIAGTFESNQPSDTDLGADEPKEVKIRGLFYARVEPNRG; this is encoded by the coding sequence ATGAGGTATCGCGCTTTAATTGTTGCATTCTTGGCTTTGTGTTTGGGGCTAATCACTGCTTGTAGTGATGCTCCCACCGCTAGCAGTAGAGATGTACTCACTTATGAACAAATCCGAGGCACTGGCTTGGCTAACAAATGCCCCCAACTGGCAGAAACAAGCCGTGGTTCAATTCCTCTGGATTCTAGCCAATCCTATGCCATTAAAGAACTCTGCTTGGAACCAACCAATTTCTTCGTTAAAGAAGAACCTGCAAATAAACGCCAAGCAGCAGAATTTGTGGCTGGCAAGTTGTTAACCAGATACACTTCTACCATTGACCAAGTTTCCGGTGATCTGAAGATTAACCCAGATAACAGCTTGACTTTTGTAGAAAATGATGGTTTGGATTTCCAAGCTATTACCGTGCAGCTACCTGGTGGTGAGCGAGTACCTTTCCTGTTCACCATTAAAGGCTTAGTTGCTCAAACACAACCTGGTTTAACCAGTGTGAATACTTCCACAGACTTTGAAGGCTCTTTTAAAGTACCTTCCTATCGTGGTGCTGCTTTCTTAGATCCGAAAGGTCGTGGTATTGTTAGCGGCTATGATAATGCTGTCGCTCTTCCAGCTCAGGCCGATGACGAAGAACTAACCCGTGCTAACGTTAAGCGCGCTGAAATTCTCAACGGCAAAATTTCTCTCCAAGTAGCTAAAGTGGATAGCTCTAGTGGTGAAATTGCTGGTACTTTCGAGAGCAATCAACCATCTGATACCGATTTAGGTGCAGATGAACCCAAAGAAGTCAAAATTCGCGGTCTATTTTACGCTAGGGTCGAACCCAACCGTGGCTAA
- a CDS encoding nSTAND1 domain-containing NTPase encodes MTQCQLTTAIANNNQQSLQRLIRSINLSQNQFALILIRCNYSHLRERMLDEVRSLSKDINIREIFLQPSTNALHTTIISQLFLDHPSVAMDSLPSAVMVFGLESVIALDDLLIGINQARDIYAASFPFPVVLWLQDEVASLLSRLAPDFKSWAATTIKIEMDKEDLIALIRQETKSLFAKVLEIGANKFISNAALDLDPKSQQRHEIESARNDLLRLYGVQLEPGLEASLEFVLGRDKYANDQINSALSHYQKSLSLWQQEAKKIIELGTVQPNYSHEIWQSIILFHIGLCYRRMADLHRGSNLSYWQHSLLWFQQCLEILEKAEREDLVAKFIVSACEILQRLQVWDKLKYLSQKSLQLHKTYGESAQIAQDYGFLAAVAIAESNWILAHELANTALLIAEQATDIPRHQESWYLLLLARTQLNLGEREEAINNLEWAKVVCELQYEPALYLEILEELRSLYFTARHDYLEAFKLKQEKIQLEHQYGFRAFIGASQLQPQRYRINPAVEPQQITSIPEEIAQEIAASGRQQDINRLIERITRADYKLTVVHGPSGVGKSSILKAGLVPALRGKVIGERIPVPIVLSVYTDWVTALGHCINQALAQTDISSATEFTPMILLEKLRLAAERNYIIILIFDQFEEFFFLSGSCQRINFYHFLSECLNIPYIKTIISLREDYLHYLLEFERLSQISQDDLYDLGIINENILDKDIRYYLGNFSIQDTLGIIRSFTQYSHYKMGEELINTLVQDLAGERGEIHPIELQIVGAQLQAENITTLEQYKLSGGSEKLVERWLEEVIQDCGSENEDLSWKLLFELTDEKGTRPLKNKSDFVGAIKKHLDVTSEFDAVWELILEILVGSGLILHWREASGSHYQLVHDYLVEPIRRRNNYGIVAELEKVRCEKKEAEVAQKLSQEQLNLVLRKRLREARIAGVLLAIMGSTVASLWWQADLQKRVAQMQTVRAERSEINLQISAIAASSEALYTSNQQFDALLESLRAWKKLKQTREILPETQMRVVTALQQAVYGVAELNRLESHTDIVWGVAFSPDGKLLASASTDQTVKIWHPDGTLVQTLPGHKSAVTSVSFSSDGQSLASASLDKTVQLWRRNPTTGLFDQKPSLLLTTVGDWVYNVTFSPDGELIATASKDKTIKLWRRDGSLVKTLKGHEGAVNWVSFSPDGRFMASAGEDRTVKIWRRDGSLVNTLHGHKLGVTVVTFSPDGKMLASAGRDKTIQLWQVDSTNQDVLEVQAYKTLQQHTSTVWSLNFSTDSQKLASASDDNTINLWSQAGTFIKTFKGHSDAVVSVVFSPDNKTLASGSYDKSVKIWSLETAALPVLRGHQDRVLSVAWSPDGRTLASGSRDRTVKLWRRASSHGKTKTHLDKTLVGHTDVVNTVSIDPKGEILASGSYDRTIKLWSLDGTLLKTLQGHNDGVMSLAFSPDGDLLASASRDQTVKLWKRDGTLLKTLVAHQERVNSVSFSPDGQVLASASDDKTVKLWGRDGTLIKTLAPHDSWVLGVSFSPTGQLLASAGWDNTVRLWRRDGTLLQTLLKGYSDSVNGVTFSPNGEILASANWDSTVKLWSREGKLIKTLNGHHSPVLSVSFSPDGQTLASASDDNTIILWNLDIDDLLSRSCIWVNNYLKHNSNLEERDRSLCDDFRHRI; translated from the coding sequence ATTGCCTTGATTCGACAAGAAACAAAATCTTTATTTGCGAAAGTTTTAGAAATAGGTGCTAACAAATTTATCTCTAATGCTGCTCTTGATCTCGATCCCAAATCTCAACAACGTCATGAAATTGAATCAGCTCGTAATGATTTGCTGCGTTTGTATGGTGTGCAATTAGAACCTGGTCTAGAAGCTAGCTTAGAATTTGTTTTGGGAAGAGATAAATATGCTAATGATCAAATTAATAGTGCCTTATCGCATTATCAAAAAAGCCTATCATTATGGCAGCAGGAAGCAAAAAAAATAATAGAATTAGGAACTGTTCAGCCTAATTATTCTCATGAGATTTGGCAATCTATCATCTTATTTCACATTGGTCTATGTTATCGCCGGATGGCAGATTTACATCGTGGTTCTAATCTAAGCTATTGGCAACATTCCTTACTGTGGTTTCAGCAATGTCTGGAGATATTAGAAAAGGCAGAAAGAGAGGATTTGGTTGCTAAATTTATTGTCTCTGCTTGTGAAATATTGCAACGTTTACAAGTCTGGGATAAATTAAAATATTTAAGCCAAAAGTCCTTACAATTACATAAAACTTATGGTGAATCAGCACAAATTGCTCAAGATTACGGTTTTTTAGCAGCTGTAGCCATTGCCGAATCGAATTGGATACTAGCTCATGAACTAGCTAATACAGCTCTTTTGATCGCAGAACAAGCAACAGATATACCTAGACATCAGGAAAGTTGGTATCTGTTATTACTGGCACGAACACAGTTGAATTTAGGAGAGCGAGAAGAAGCTATTAATAATTTAGAATGGGCAAAAGTAGTTTGTGAACTCCAATACGAACCTGCACTATATTTAGAAATTTTAGAAGAACTGCGATCGCTTTATTTTACAGCGCGTCATGACTATCTAGAAGCATTTAAACTGAAGCAAGAAAAAATTCAATTAGAACACCAGTATGGCTTTCGTGCTTTCATTGGTGCTAGTCAATTACAACCACAACGCTATAGAATTAACCCCGCAGTAGAACCACAACAAATTACATCTATTCCAGAAGAGATAGCCCAAGAAATAGCTGCATCAGGACGGCAACAAGATATCAATCGCTTAATAGAAAGAATTACCCGTGCTGATTATAAACTTACAGTAGTTCATGGGCCTTCAGGAGTTGGCAAAAGTTCCATTCTCAAAGCAGGTTTAGTACCAGCTTTAAGAGGAAAAGTGATCGGTGAACGGATTCCTGTACCCATAGTTTTATCAGTATATACTGATTGGGTGACAGCTTTAGGGCATTGCATTAATCAGGCATTAGCACAGACAGATATATCGAGTGCTACAGAATTTACGCCTATGATTCTTCTGGAAAAACTTCGATTAGCTGCTGAACGCAATTACATTATCATTCTGATTTTTGACCAATTTGAAGAATTCTTTTTTCTCAGTGGTTCTTGCCAAAGAATTAATTTTTATCATTTTTTGAGTGAATGCTTAAATATTCCCTATATCAAAACCATTATTTCATTGCGAGAGGATTATTTGCATTATCTATTAGAGTTTGAACGTTTAAGTCAAATTAGCCAAGATGATTTATATGATTTGGGAATAATTAATGAAAATATTTTAGATAAAGATATTCGTTATTATTTAGGTAATTTTTCGATTCAAGATACCCTAGGAATAATTCGTAGTTTCACTCAATATTCCCACTATAAAATGGGAGAAGAATTAATTAATACATTGGTACAAGATTTAGCAGGAGAACGGGGAGAAATTCATCCTATTGAATTACAAATAGTTGGGGCGCAACTACAAGCGGAAAACATTACTACATTAGAACAATACAAACTCTCTGGTGGTTCAGAAAAATTAGTAGAACGATGGCTGGAAGAGGTTATTCAAGATTGTGGTTCAGAAAACGAAGATTTAAGTTGGAAATTATTATTTGAATTAACTGATGAAAAAGGTACACGTCCGTTAAAAAATAAATCTGATTTTGTTGGCGCTATCAAAAAGCATCTGGATGTCACATCAGAGTTTGATGCGGTTTGGGAGTTAATTTTAGAGATTTTAGTTGGTTCAGGTTTAATATTACACTGGCGAGAAGCATCAGGTTCTCACTACCAGTTAGTACATGACTATTTAGTAGAACCAATTCGGCGAAGAAATAATTACGGGATAGTTGCCGAATTAGAGAAAGTGAGATGTGAAAAAAAGGAAGCTGAAGTAGCTCAAAAACTGTCTCAAGAGCAACTCAATTTAGTTTTACGGAAGCGATTGCGAGAAGCACGCATAGCAGGGGTATTACTGGCAATTATGGGGAGTACAGTTGCTTCCTTGTGGTGGCAGGCTGACTTGCAAAAAAGAGTAGCGCAAATGCAAACAGTACGGGCTGAACGCAGCGAAATTAATTTGCAAATCAGTGCGATCGCTGCATCTAGTGAAGCCCTATACACTTCTAATCAACAATTTGATGCCCTATTAGAAAGTTTGCGGGCTTGGAAAAAACTGAAACAAACACGCGAAATTCTCCCAGAAACCCAAATGCGAGTGGTGACAGCATTACAACAGGCAGTTTATGGAGTGGCAGAGTTAAATCGCTTGGAAAGTCACACTGATATTGTTTGGGGTGTGGCGTTTAGCCCTGACGGTAAGTTATTGGCATCAGCAAGCACCGACCAGACCGTCAAGATATGGCATCCTGATGGCACTTTAGTGCAAACTCTTCCAGGTCATAAAAGTGCTGTCACCAGCGTTAGTTTTAGCTCGGATGGTCAGAGTTTAGCTTCAGCCAGCCTCGACAAAACCGTACAACTATGGCGCAGGAACCCGACAACGGGTTTGTTTGACCAAAAACCATCTCTTCTCCTCACCACAGTCGGAGATTGGGTTTATAACGTTACTTTCAGTCCTGATGGAGAGTTAATAGCAACTGCCAGTAAAGATAAAACCATTAAACTCTGGCGACGAGACGGTAGCTTAGTCAAAACACTCAAGGGACATGAAGGAGCGGTGAATTGGGTCAGCTTCAGCCCTGATGGCCGATTTATGGCTTCAGCTGGTGAAGATAGAACGGTGAAAATTTGGCGACGAGATGGTAGTTTAGTCAACACTTTGCATGGACATAAGTTGGGTGTGACTGTAGTGACTTTCAGCCCAGATGGTAAGATGCTAGCCTCAGCTGGACGAGATAAGACCATCCAACTTTGGCAAGTAGATAGCACTAATCAAGATGTTCTGGAAGTCCAAGCTTATAAAACCCTCCAGCAGCACACCAGCACAGTATGGAGCCTCAATTTTAGCACGGATAGTCAAAAGTTAGCTTCTGCCAGCGATGACAATACCATCAACCTCTGGAGCCAAGCTGGCACATTCATCAAAACTTTCAAAGGACATAGTGATGCTGTTGTTAGCGTGGTGTTTAGTCCCGATAATAAAACCCTAGCATCAGGTAGCTATGACAAAAGTGTAAAAATCTGGAGTTTGGAAACTGCTGCTCTACCTGTGTTACGGGGTCATCAAGATCGGGTGTTGAGCGTAGCTTGGAGTCCTGATGGTCGGACGTTAGCTTCTGGGAGTCGCGATCGCACCGTGAAACTGTGGCGACGAGCTTCTAGTCACGGTAAGACCAAAACACACCTTGACAAAACTTTGGTGGGTCATACGGATGTTGTTAATACTGTGAGTATTGATCCCAAAGGGGAAATTTTAGCCTCTGGAAGTTACGACCGAACTATAAAACTGTGGAGTCTTGATGGTACTCTCTTGAAGACTCTTCAAGGACACAATGATGGTGTGATGAGTCTTGCTTTCAGCCCTGATGGTGATTTATTAGCATCAGCGAGTAGAGATCAGACAGTCAAACTGTGGAAGCGTGATGGTACTTTGCTCAAAACCTTAGTAGCACATCAGGAACGAGTCAACAGTGTGAGTTTCAGTCCTGATGGGCAGGTTTTAGCTTCTGCCAGTGATGACAAAACAGTTAAACTTTGGGGACGAGATGGAACTTTAATCAAAACTCTTGCCCCTCATGATAGCTGGGTATTAGGTGTGAGTTTTAGTCCCACTGGGCAATTGCTAGCTTCTGCGGGCTGGGACAATACAGTAAGATTATGGCGACGAGATGGAACTTTGTTACAAACCTTATTAAAAGGTTACAGTGATAGTGTCAATGGTGTAACTTTTAGTCCCAATGGTGAAATACTCGCCTCTGCTAATTGGGACAGCACAGTCAAGTTATGGAGTCGTGAGGGTAAATTGATTAAGACCCTCAACGGTCATCATTCCCCCGTATTAAGTGTCAGTTTTAGCCCTGATGGTCAAACCCTAGCATCAGCTAGTGATGACAACACGATCATTTTGTGGAATTTAGATATTGATGACTTACTATCTCGTAGTTGCATTTGGGTAAATAATTACCTGAAACATAACAGCAATTTAGAAGAGCGCGATCGCTCACTTTGTGATGATTTTCGCCACAGAATTTAG